A single genomic interval of Helianthus annuus cultivar XRQ/B chromosome 13, HanXRQr2.0-SUNRISE, whole genome shotgun sequence harbors:
- the LOC110899224 gene encoding uncharacterized protein LOC110899224 isoform X1: protein MYREMEFKKYYLDLVMVPLSIMISICYHLWLWNKIRTQPLSTVMGANAHARRLWVSTVMKDNEKKHILAIQTFRNTLMGLTLMATTSIVWCCGLAAVLSSSYSVKKPLNNSILGAHGQFMVALKYVTLLVMFLFSFMCHSLSIRFIGQVNYLINCPEDSTIVTSMYVAELLEKGFALSMIGNRIFYTALPIMLWNFGPVIVFLCTSTMVPVLYNLDLLFEDSKKRKKMAY, encoded by the exons ATGTACAGAGAGATGGAATTCAAGAAATACTATCTTGACCTAGTAATGGTACCTCTATCGATTATGATATCTATTTGCTATCACCTTTGGTTATGGAATAAAATTCGGACGCAACCACTCTCGACTGTCATGGGTGCAAACGCCCATGCCCGCCGGTTATGGGTATCCACCGTTATGAAG GATAACGAGAAGAAACATATTTTAGCTATCCAGACATTTCGAAACACACTCATGGGATTAACCTTGATGGCTACAACATCAATAGTTTGGTGTTGTGGTTTAGCGGCTGTTCTTAGTAGCAGTTATAGTGTTAAAAAGCCTCTTAACAACTCTATTTTGGGGGCACATGGACAATTCATGGTGGCCCTAAAGTATGTAACACTTCTTGTCATGTTTCTTTTTTCTTTCATGTGTCATTCATTGTCTATTAGATTCATAGGCCAAGTAAATTACTTGATCAACTGTCCTGAAGATTCAACAATTGTGACTTCGATGTATGTGGCAGAGCTTTTAGAGAAGGGTTTTGCACTTAGCATGATAGGAAACCGGATTTTCTATACCGCGCTTCCAATTATGCTTTGGAATTTCGGGCCGGTGATAGTTTTCTTGTGTACTTCAACCATGGTGCCAGTTCTTTACAATCTTGATTTAttgtttgaagattcaaagaagCGAAAGAAGATGGCATATTGA
- the LOC110899224 gene encoding uncharacterized protein LOC110899224 isoform X2, translating to MYREMEFKKYYLDLVMVPLSIMISICYHLWLWNKIRTQPLSTVMGANAHARRLWVSTVMKDNEKKHILAIQTFRNTLMGLTLMATTSIVWCCGLAAVLSSSYSVKKPLNNSILGAHGQFMVALKAFREGFCT from the exons ATGTACAGAGAGATGGAATTCAAGAAATACTATCTTGACCTAGTAATGGTACCTCTATCGATTATGATATCTATTTGCTATCACCTTTGGTTATGGAATAAAATTCGGACGCAACCACTCTCGACTGTCATGGGTGCAAACGCCCATGCCCGCCGGTTATGGGTATCCACCGTTATGAAG GATAACGAGAAGAAACATATTTTAGCTATCCAGACATTTCGAAACACACTCATGGGATTAACCTTGATGGCTACAACATCAATAGTTTGGTGTTGTGGTTTAGCGGCTGTTCTTAGTAGCAGTTATAGTGTTAAAAAGCCTCTTAACAACTCTATTTTGGGGGCACATGGACAATTCATGGTGGCCCTAAA AGCTTTTAGAGAAGGGTTTTGCACTTAG